A genomic window from Pyxicephalus adspersus chromosome 2, UCB_Pads_2.0, whole genome shotgun sequence includes:
- the RAB8B gene encoding ras-related protein Rab-8B, with translation MAKTYDYLFKLLLIGDSGVGKTCLLFRFSEDAFNTTFISTIGIDFKIRTIELDGKKIKLQIWDTAGQERFRTITTAYYRGAMGIMLVYDITNEKSFDNIKNWIRNIEEHASSDVERMILGNKCDMNDKRQVSRERGEKLAIDYGIKFLETSAKSSINVEEAFFTLGRDIMTKLNRKMNESSSPSGGGPVKITEKSSKKSSFFRCVLL, from the exons ATGGCGAAGACGTACGACTACCTGTTCAAACTGCTGCTGATCGGGGACAGCGGGGTCGGGAAGACGTGCCTGCTTTTCAGGTTCAGCGAGGACGCCTTTAACACCACCTTTATCTCCACCATCG GTATTGATTTTAAAATCCGCACCATAGAATTAGATGGAAAGAAGATTAAACTTCAGATATG ggACACAGCAGGTCAGGAGAGGTTCCGCACCATCACCACAGCATATTATAGAGGAGCTATG GGTATTATGCTGGTGTATGATATCACCAATGAGAAATCTTTTGACAATATTAAAAACTGGATAAGGAACATTGAGGAG CACGCTTCATCTGATGTGGAACGAATGATTCTCGGAAACAAGTGTGACATGAATGACAAGAGACAAGTGTCGcgagagaggggggagaaa CTTGCCATTGATTATGGAATCAAATTCCTTGAGACCAGTGCAAAGTCTAGCATCAACGTGGAAGAG gcatttttcaCTCTTGGCCGAGACATCATGACAAAACTCAACAGAAAAatg aatgaAAGCAGCTCACCGAGTGGAGGAGGTCCTGTAAAAATTACAGAGAAGTCATCAAAGAAGAGCAGTTTCTTTCGTTGCGTGTTACTTTGA